CGGTAGCGCGATGAGCATCACCGTCATGACAAAACGCCGGGACGGCGATGGCCGCTATACTTCCTCTCCCGTGAAGATCGGCGTGATTGGCTGCCCCACATTCAATCGCAAGGGCCGGCCGAGTTGATCGTGGATTTCCGTAGCCGGATCCACGCCCAGCGCACGGTACACGGTTGCACCCAGGTCGCAGGGGTTATATGCCCGCGTGATTGGGAAGGCGGCCGTCTTGTCCGACGTTCCAATGGTGCGCCCGCCATGGACGCCGCAGCCGGCGAAGACCGATGTAAAGCATTGCGTCCAATGATCCCGACCGTCGGCCGAGAAGGTGGGAGTGCCGACATTCCCACCCAGCTTGGGCGTGCGTCCGAATTCGCCGGTGAGAATGATCAACGTTTCGTCGAGCATTCCTAGCGATTGCATATCGGCCAACAGCGCGGCCACCGCCCTATCAAGCGGCGGCAACAGGCTCTGTTTGAGCCCCTGGCAGTTTTTTGTGTGGGTATCCCACTGGCCGGCCACGCCCATGTTAGCCTGGACGATCGGCACGCCGGCCTGCAGCACCCGTCGGGCCAGCAACAACGACTGTCCGAACATGTGCCGGCCGTAGCGGTCGCGCAACTCGGACGGTTCATCATTCAGAGAGAATGCCTTAGCAAGCCGTCCGGCCAGCAGCGTATCGCACGCGGCGCGCTGCTGACCATTAAATTGCTGCACCGCCGCATGTGCCGTTAGTCCGGCGCGCTGGCGATCGATATCATCGAGCAAAGTACGACGGCTGTCGAAGCGCGAGACCGACAAACCGGCGGGCATTACCAGGCTGTCGTCGCCCGAGTATTTCGCATCGCTCGGGTCGCGGCGCAGCTGCCAGGGATCGTGTTTGGCCCCCAGCATGCCGGCATTCTGACCACAATACGGGGCGCCGCTTACGTTCATGTGTACGGGCAACATCACGCCGCTGGGCAAGTCGGCCGTGCCGGGACGCACATAGTCCAATCCCGCAGCCAAGCAGGGCCAATCGTGCCGAGAAGCGTACAGGCTCGAACCGGGCGGTAGGTCGTTGTTGCCCGTCAACATGGCATGCGTGCCCGTCTCGTGCGACGCAAGCGCCGGGTTGCAGTGCATCGTGCGAACAACCGCCAACTTGCTTGCCTGCGACGCCAGTTGCGGCAAGTGCTCGCAAAAGTAAATGCCCGGTACGTCGGTGGCGATCGGCGCGAACGACCCACGCACTTCGGCCGGAGCCGCCGGCTTCATATCGAAGGTATCGATGTGGCTTGGCCCACCCGTCAAGAAGATAAACAGCACGCCTTTCGCGCGAGGAACGCCGGCGATCGACGACGAGGACGCGG
This DNA window, taken from Pirellulales bacterium, encodes the following:
- a CDS encoding DUF1501 domain-containing protein; the protein is MPNFTGRSRPGHTGHPWSRREMLQVGYSSMLSVALGPLLGAQARSAASSSSIAGVPRAKGVLFIFLTGGPSHIDTFDMKPAAPAEVRGSFAPIATDVPGIYFCEHLPQLASQASKLAVVRTMHCNPALASHETGTHAMLTGNNDLPPGSSLYASRHDWPCLAAGLDYVRPGTADLPSGVMLPVHMNVSGAPYCGQNAGMLGAKHDPWQLRRDPSDAKYSGDDSLVMPAGLSVSRFDSRRTLLDDIDRQRAGLTAHAAVQQFNGQQRAACDTLLAGRLAKAFSLNDEPSELRDRYGRHMFGQSLLLARRVLQAGVPIVQANMGVAGQWDTHTKNCQGLKQSLLPPLDRAVAALLADMQSLGMLDETLIILTGEFGRTPKLGGNVGTPTFSADGRDHWTQCFTSVFAGCGVHGGRTIGTSDKTAAFPITRAYNPCDLGATVYRALGVDPATEIHDQLGRPLRLNVGQPITPIFTGEEV